In the genome of Xyrauchen texanus isolate HMW12.3.18 chromosome 33, RBS_HiC_50CHRs, whole genome shotgun sequence, one region contains:
- the LOC127627164 gene encoding nuclear prelamin A recognition factor: MSEVIIGRKKKKCENCTEQCNKKQSDEGINSLQEKGVVSGEVRDSTSVQQVLLSTCLSCEGCISEDEIQKISQQNLDEINHVLALNKKCDTSKHKVLVVSVCPQSLPFFAVKFQLDVSAASQKLCGFLKSVGVHYVFDTTIAASFSILESQKEFIQRYRRKHHDANAMPMFTSSCPGWIRYAERVLGSLVTPHICTARSPQQIMGSLVKEFFAKQQKLTPDQVFHVMLAPCFDKKLEAVREEFYNSVLETRDVDCVLTSGEILHLMEQSKVTAEEVDSAPLDHIFGESSDSGMIRHKGRGSEGFLEHIFKHAAKELFGLDVQEIVYKTLRNRDFQEVALEHDGETLLQFAAVYGFRNIQTLVHRMRKGKVPYQLVEVLSCPGGCLSGRGQAEGEGGRPDRALVQQMEASYSSLPVHLPESNPEVQRLYQDWLDGQDSPHVQQCLHTQYKSHTKPPSHILSPDIQW; encoded by the exons ATGTCTGAAGTCATTATCGGacgaaaaaagaaaaagtgtgagAATTGCACTGAACAG TGCAACAAGAAGCAGAGTGATGAAGGGATAAACTCACTGCAAGAGAAAGGTGTTGTCAGTGGAGag GTAAGAGACTCTACCTCAGTTCAGCAGGTGTTGCTGAGCACGTGTCTGTCCTGTGAAGGCTGCATATCGGAGGACGAAATCCAGAAAATCTCTCAACAGAATCTAGATGAAATCAACCATGTGCTTGCCCTTAATAAG AAGTGTGACACTTCAAAGCACAAAGTTCTGGTGGTGTCCGTGtgtccccagtctctgcccttttTTGCCGTTAAATTTCAGCTGGATGTTTCTGCGGCTTCACAGAAACTATGTGGCTTCCTGAAGAGTGTGG GGGTTCATTATGTCTTTGATACTACGATAGCTGCTAGTTTTAGTATTTTGGAAAGCCAGAAAGAATTCATTCAGCGTTACCGTCGTAAACATCATGATGCCAACGCCATGCCGATGTTCACTTCCTCATGTCCAG gATGGATCCGCTATGCAGAGCGTGTTCTTGGCAGCTTGGTCACGCCACACATCTGCACAGCCAGGTCACCTCAACAGATCATGGGCTCCTTGGTCAAAGAATTTTTTGCAAAACAACAG AAGCTGACCCCGGATCAGGTTTTCCATGTGATGTTGGCTCCCTGCTTTGATAAGAAGCTGGAAGCTGTGAGAGAGGAATTCTACAACAGTGTTTTAGAGACCAGAGATGTAGACTGTGTACTTACAtcag GAGAGATTCTCCACTTGATGGAACAAAGCAAAGTTACCGCAGAGGAAGTGGACTCTGCTCCTTTGGATCACAT ATTTGGTGAGAGCAGTGACTCAGGCATGATCAGGCATAAAGGTCGTGGATCTGAAGGTTTCCTGGAACACATTTTCAAACATGCAGCCAAAGAGCTCTTTGGTCTAGACGTCCAAGAGATTGTGTACAAGACACTCAG GAATCGAGACTTCCAGGAGGTGGCGCTAGAGCATGATGGAGAGACCCTCCTTCAGTTTGCTGCGGTCTATGGCTTCCGGAATATTCAGACTCTAGTGCACAGAATGAGGAAAGGCAAAGTGCCCTACCAGCTAGTGGAGGTGCTTTCCTGCCCTGGAG GCTGTTTAAGTGGGCGAGGACAAGCTGAGGGAGAGGGAGGCAGACCTGACCGGGCTCTTGTTCAGCAAATGGAAGCGTCCTACAGCAGCTTGCCTGTCCATTTGCCTGAATCCAACCCAGAGGTCCAGCGCCTCTACCAGGACTGGTTGGATGGCCAAGATTCCCCACATGTTCAGCAATGTCTCCACACTCAGTACAAGAGCCACACAAAGCCCCCCTCTCACATACTGAGCCCGGACATTCAGTGGTGA